In the genome of Dasypus novemcinctus isolate mDasNov1 chromosome 30, mDasNov1.1.hap2, whole genome shotgun sequence, one region contains:
- the LOC131276636 gene encoding transmembrane protein 108-like, which produces MKRNLQALYCQLLTVLLTVCCMRRRKTANSENHLSYWDNTITMDYFSKHAVELPWEIQSLETSEDQLSEPHLPANGNYRDAGMVLVNPFCQEMLFVGADQMSEM; this is translated from the exons ATGAAGAGAAATTTACAGGCCCTCTATTGCCAACTGTTAA CCGTCCTGCTGACAGTGTGCTGCATGAGGAGGAGGAAGACGGCAAACTCCGAGAACCACCTGAGCTACTGGGACAACACCATCACCATGGACTACTTCAGCAAGCATGCTGTGGAGTTGCCATGGGAGATCCAGTCACTCGAGACCTCTGAGGACCAGCTCTCGGAGCCCCACTTGCCTGCCAATGGCAACTACAGAGATGCGGGCATGGTGCtggtgaaccccttctgccaagAAATGCTGTTCGTGGGGGCCGACCAGATGTCTGAGATGTGA